The Castellaniella sp. genome includes a window with the following:
- a CDS encoding DUF4351 domain-containing protein, translated as MSGTNHHKPSHANTIPDDDSRCGAAFSADAVAGLHVDPAAIHSPADDYDSPWKVALECYLPQALALLVPSLHAAIDWSVAPQFLDKELQSIGPPGVKGRKYVDKLASVRLLNGDCIWLLIHIEVQGRLRGPRGVQAFSQRMVDYRLPLQLHGRQLAGSPASPLIYSLGILIQGRVGAEVDESDLVYLVHANEFLGQGIWFTFPVVELDRWWGRWAMLQTQAPSNPFAVVLMAQLLASRHPTKSTRLGPLKHMVQQLLSYGYSPQETRQILSLVEWMLTLPTVLKPVYMQALNTLRQEPNVMRLTIMEEFAIERGMKKGLEKGIEQGIEQGIEQGQAKQLLSMLQHRFGPISAEMAERVRHAKAPQLEVWSINFVDAKVLGDVFRP; from the coding sequence ATGTCCGGCACAAATCATCACAAGCCCTCTCACGCCAACACCATCCCGGATGACGATAGCCGATGCGGGGCTGCCTTTTCTGCTGACGCGGTTGCGGGCTTGCATGTCGATCCTGCAGCGATCCATAGTCCAGCGGATGACTACGACAGCCCTTGGAAGGTGGCATTGGAATGCTATTTGCCTCAGGCGCTGGCTTTGTTGGTTCCCAGTTTGCATGCCGCCATCGACTGGTCGGTCGCACCGCAATTCCTGGACAAGGAGCTGCAATCCATTGGTCCGCCTGGGGTGAAGGGTCGCAAATATGTGGATAAATTGGCCAGTGTGCGTTTGCTGAACGGTGATTGCATCTGGCTGCTGATTCATATCGAAGTCCAGGGCCGCCTGCGTGGCCCCAGGGGTGTGCAGGCATTCAGCCAGCGCATGGTGGATTACCGTCTGCCCTTGCAGCTGCATGGCAGGCAATTGGCGGGCAGCCCAGCTTCACCATTGATTTATAGCTTGGGTATTCTCATTCAAGGGCGTGTTGGCGCTGAGGTGGATGAGTCTGATTTGGTGTATCTGGTGCATGCCAATGAATTCCTGGGCCAAGGTATCTGGTTCACCTTTCCTGTCGTAGAATTGGACAGGTGGTGGGGCCGCTGGGCGATGCTGCAGACTCAAGCTCCAAGCAACCCGTTTGCCGTGGTGCTGATGGCCCAGTTATTGGCCAGCCGCCATCCCACAAAGAGCACCCGGCTGGGACCGTTGAAACACATGGTCCAGCAATTATTGAGCTACGGTTATAGTCCTCAGGAAACTCGCCAGATTTTAAGCTTGGTGGAATGGATGCTGACCTTGCCCACGGTATTGAAACCCGTTTATATGCAGGCACTGAATACCCTGCGACAGGAGCCCAACGTGATGCGACTAACCATTATGGAAGAATTCGCCATAGAAAGAGGCATGAAAAAAGGCCTGGAAAAAGGCATAGAACAAGGCATAGAACAAGGCATAGAACAAGGTCAGGCAAAGCAATTGCTAAGCATGCTCCAACACCGCTTCGGTCCGATCTCGGCAGAAATGGCCGAGCGTGTTCGCCATGCCAAGGCACCACAATTGGAAGTCTGGTCGATCAATTTTGTGGATGCCAAAGTTCTGGGCGATGTATTTCGCCCTTGA
- a CDS encoding porin, with translation MKKTLLAAALLAGFATAGVAQAETSVTLYGIVDTGYGYSNYKYDRDGFQATSKSSGLVSGIVNGNRWGLKGSEDLGDGLRAIFQLEQGFDLGTGAPSSGKQFHRQSFVGLSSDNWGTFSMGRQYSAGVMAGDMNVNGWSLGDMDKVFGGVGYGNRIDNSFKYVTPDLSGFKFIALYGSSGSDRIDRIDGESYGGSERNSRVSVAATYANGPISGAASYDRQGTTNVEDSITSWHINGAYDFEVVKLSLAFGQDRNGKLGWGGNGGNFVNALGNAANLSAYNDLKTNNYHIGLSAPVGAGKLYAGVNYSTSNLDDGDKWGDDAGNLSTYQINYFYPLSKRTGVYTYATYGKNIGYVRDLKGTEAGVGLNHKF, from the coding sequence ATGAAAAAGACTCTGCTCGCTGCTGCTCTGCTGGCCGGTTTTGCTACCGCTGGCGTTGCTCAAGCAGAAACGTCCGTGACGCTGTACGGTATCGTGGATACCGGCTACGGCTACTCGAATTACAAATATGATCGTGATGGCTTCCAAGCCACCTCGAAGTCCTCGGGTCTGGTCAGCGGCATCGTCAACGGTAACCGTTGGGGCCTGAAGGGATCCGAAGATCTGGGCGACGGCCTGCGCGCCATCTTCCAACTGGAGCAAGGCTTCGATCTGGGTACCGGCGCTCCTAGCTCCGGCAAGCAATTCCATCGTCAGTCGTTCGTTGGTCTGTCCAGCGACAACTGGGGTACCTTCAGCATGGGTCGTCAGTACTCCGCTGGCGTGATGGCTGGTGACATGAACGTCAACGGCTGGTCCCTGGGCGATATGGACAAGGTCTTCGGTGGCGTGGGCTACGGCAACCGCATTGACAACTCCTTCAAGTACGTGACGCCTGATCTGTCCGGCTTCAAGTTCATCGCTCTGTACGGCTCTAGCGGCAGCGATCGCATCGACCGTATCGACGGCGAGTCCTATGGTGGCTCCGAGCGCAATTCGCGCGTGTCCGTGGCTGCTACCTACGCCAACGGCCCGATCAGCGGCGCTGCCAGCTATGATCGTCAAGGCACCACCAACGTTGAAGACAGCATCACCAGCTGGCACATCAACGGTGCTTACGACTTTGAAGTCGTAAAACTGTCCCTGGCCTTCGGTCAGGACCGTAACGGCAAATTGGGCTGGGGCGGCAATGGCGGCAATTTCGTCAATGCCCTCGGCAATGCTGCTAATCTGAGCGCCTACAACGACCTGAAGACCAACAACTACCACATTGGCCTGAGCGCCCCGGTGGGTGCTGGTAAGCTGTACGCTGGCGTGAACTACTCCACCAGCAACCTGGATGATGGCGATAAGTGGGGCGATGATGCTGGTAACCTCAGCACCTATCAGATCAACTACTTCTACCCGCTGTCCAAGCGCACCGGTGTCTACACCTACGCTACGTACGGCAAGAACATTGGCTACGTCCGCGACCTGAAGGGTACGGAAGCCGGTGTCGGCCTGAACCACAAGTTCTAA
- the tsaE gene encoding tRNA (adenosine(37)-N6)-threonylcarbamoyltransferase complex ATPase subunit type 1 TsaE has product MMRLNTPLVWDLPDEQATDTLARQLAALVCGQSPQSLAAGGRIHLRGELGAGKTSLARAFLRAAGVTGRIKSPSYALLESYNVSSLYFYHFDFYRFSDAHEWRDAGFDELLADQAVILIEWPEQAGTRLPPPDLDILLEYADNGRRAWLRACSEKGQLWLQHLTPSP; this is encoded by the coding sequence ATGATGCGACTGAATACCCCCTTGGTTTGGGATTTACCGGACGAGCAAGCCACCGACACCCTGGCCCGCCAACTGGCAGCGCTGGTCTGCGGCCAGTCACCCCAGTCTTTGGCTGCCGGGGGCCGCATTCACCTGCGCGGCGAGCTTGGTGCAGGCAAAACCAGCTTGGCGCGGGCGTTCTTGCGAGCGGCTGGGGTGACCGGCCGCATCAAAAGCCCTAGCTATGCGCTGCTTGAAAGCTATAATGTCTCTAGCTTGTATTTCTATCATTTTGATTTCTATAGATTTAGCGATGCGCACGAGTGGCGCGATGCGGGGTTCGACGAGCTGCTGGCCGACCAGGCAGTCATTCTGATTGAATGGCCTGAACAAGCCGGCACCCGCCTGCCACCACCCGACCTGGATATTCTGCTGGAATATGCCGACAACGGTCGACGCGCCTGGCTACGCGCCTGCAGCGAAAAAGGACAGCTATGGCTACAGCACCTGACCCCATCGCCCTGA
- a CDS encoding N-acetylmuramoyl-L-alanine amidase, with amino-acid sequence MATAPDPIALMNAPAPLRRKFLVGSSALLLLPVIPRLAHAATILAVRTWPADEYTRVTLEMDHDLKAEHFTLDGPDRLVVDIQGLRLSPAIDRLVSQIKPNDPYISAVRVGQNTPNVVRLVFDLKQDVAPQVFTLKPIGEYKYRLVLDLYPKIAQDPLMALLKDADNDPLAGILENLAQNSPTEAPIPSVEGQKLPPPPSPPPVAVAPKPTPPGSRNDRPILIALDPGHGGEDPGAIGKRGTREKDIVLQIAQRLKKMIDAQPNMRAYLTRDRDYFVPLNVRVQKARRVQADLFISIHADAWIKPSARGSSVWALSQNGATSSAARWLAKKENDADLIGGVNLGSHNRQVAQVLLDLSTGAQINDSIRVGSQVLQEIGKINRLHKSHIERAGFAVLKAPDIPSILIETAFISNPEEESLLRTPAHQQKIASAVFSGVRDYFAANPALARRA; translated from the coding sequence ATGGCTACAGCACCTGACCCCATCGCCCTGATGAATGCTCCCGCCCCTTTGCGGCGTAAATTTCTCGTCGGCAGCAGCGCATTGCTGCTATTGCCCGTCATTCCGCGCCTGGCGCACGCTGCCACCATTCTGGCCGTGCGTACCTGGCCTGCCGACGAGTACACCCGCGTGACCCTGGAAATGGATCACGACCTGAAAGCCGAGCATTTCACCCTGGATGGCCCGGACCGCTTGGTGGTCGATATCCAGGGCCTGCGCCTGAGCCCCGCCATCGACCGCCTGGTCTCGCAGATCAAGCCCAACGATCCCTACATCAGCGCAGTGCGCGTGGGTCAGAACACGCCCAACGTCGTACGACTGGTGTTCGACCTGAAACAAGACGTCGCGCCCCAGGTGTTCACCCTGAAACCCATTGGTGAATACAAATACCGGCTGGTGCTGGATCTGTATCCGAAAATCGCACAAGATCCGCTGATGGCCCTGCTGAAGGATGCGGATAACGATCCTCTGGCGGGGATTCTCGAAAACCTGGCCCAGAACAGCCCCACCGAAGCCCCGATCCCGTCCGTAGAGGGGCAGAAGCTGCCCCCGCCGCCCAGCCCACCACCAGTGGCGGTCGCGCCAAAGCCCACGCCACCTGGTTCGCGCAACGACCGGCCCATCCTGATCGCGCTGGACCCCGGCCACGGTGGCGAAGATCCTGGCGCAATCGGCAAACGCGGCACCCGCGAAAAAGATATTGTGCTGCAAATCGCCCAGCGCCTGAAGAAAATGATCGACGCGCAACCCAATATGCGTGCGTACCTGACCCGTGATCGCGATTATTTCGTGCCGCTGAACGTACGGGTGCAAAAGGCGCGGCGGGTGCAGGCAGATCTGTTCATCTCCATCCACGCGGATGCCTGGATAAAGCCCTCGGCTCGGGGATCGTCAGTCTGGGCGCTGTCCCAGAACGGCGCCACCAGTTCGGCTGCCCGCTGGCTGGCCAAAAAAGAAAACGATGCCGACTTGATCGGCGGGGTGAATCTGGGATCGCACAATCGGCAGGTGGCGCAGGTGCTGCTGGATCTATCCACAGGCGCACAAATCAACGATTCAATTCGGGTGGGGTCGCAGGTCTTGCAGGAAATCGGCAAGATCAACCGCTTGCATAAAAGCCACATCGAACGCGCCGGTTTTGCTGTCTTGAAAGCGCCGGATATCCCATCCATCCTGATCGAGACAGCCTTTATCAGCAACCCCGAAGAAGAATCTCTGCTGCGCACCCCGGCACATCAACAGAAAATCGCCTCGGCGGTATTCAGCGGTGTGCGGGATTACTTTGCAGCCAACCCCGCATTGGCCCGGCGGGCCTGA
- a CDS encoding AEC family transporter, which produces MSVILLILPDFLLIALGWLLLHRFGFDRHFFTQAEKLVYFVLFPALLFHSITRAPIALGSATVLLAATLGVMLGGIAMAWLGRLLVRPDAGAHAATAQCAFRFNSYLALSLATGLGWADAQATMAVILGFAVPISNVGAVHALASRHGGRTLRQLAVNPFILSTLAALACNFFQIPVPQVLGRALEGLGACAIALGLLCVGAALSLQGGRQHAPLIAWMTSAKLLLLPLWTLALAWMMQLPARESAVLLLFSAVPTSSAAHVLAARMGGDGRLVAVTMSLGTLLSTVTLPIWLGLV; this is translated from the coding sequence ATGTCCGTCATCCTGCTGATCCTGCCGGATTTCCTGCTGATCGCCCTGGGCTGGCTGTTACTGCATCGCTTTGGTTTCGACCGGCATTTTTTCACCCAGGCCGAAAAGCTGGTCTATTTTGTGTTGTTTCCGGCCTTGCTGTTTCATTCGATCACCCGCGCACCCATTGCGTTGGGCAGCGCCACCGTGCTGCTGGCCGCGACCCTGGGGGTGATGTTGGGGGGTATTGCCATGGCCTGGTTGGGGCGCTTGCTGGTGCGCCCGGATGCTGGGGCGCACGCGGCCACGGCCCAGTGCGCGTTTCGCTTCAACAGCTATCTGGCCTTGTCGCTGGCCACCGGCTTGGGCTGGGCCGATGCCCAGGCCACCATGGCGGTGATTCTGGGGTTTGCCGTGCCCATCAGCAATGTCGGGGCCGTGCATGCGCTGGCCAGCCGCCATGGTGGCCGGACGCTACGGCAGCTTGCCGTCAATCCCTTTATCCTGTCCACCCTGGCTGCCCTGGCGTGCAATTTTTTCCAGATCCCGGTGCCGCAGGTGCTGGGCCGGGCTTTAGAGGGCCTGGGCGCCTGTGCAATTGCCCTGGGCTTATTGTGCGTGGGCGCGGCGCTCTCGTTGCAGGGTGGCCGCCAGCACGCGCCGCTGATCGCCTGGATGACCAGCGCAAAACTGCTGTTATTGCCCCTGTGGACCCTGGCCTTGGCGTGGATGATGCAGTTGCCGGCGCGTGAATCCGCCGTGTTGCTGCTGTTTTCAGCGGTGCCTACTTCGTCGGCGGCGCATGTGCTGGCCGCCCGCATGGGCGGGGATGGGCGATTGGTCGCGGTGACGATGTCGCTGGGAACTCTGCTGTCGACCGTCACCCTGCCGATTTGGCTGGGGCTGGTTTAG
- a CDS encoding VTT domain-containing protein, producing MAEFFHLLLNIDQSLGVWVAQYGAWIYLILALIIFGETGLIVLPFLPGDSLLFIAGAFGANGLLDPVLLAGILIVAAILGNTVNYAVGRYIGPKVFSHDYRFLDRKALLKTHVFYEKHGGKTIVLSRFLPLFRTFAPFVAGVAGMRIAMFQLYNVIGAVAWIAGLVTLGYFFGNVPIVKEHLNTIVLIGIGAAVIPAVLGVLWKMLRRHPDTA from the coding sequence ATGGCCGAATTTTTTCATTTGCTGCTTAATATCGACCAGTCTCTGGGGGTCTGGGTGGCCCAGTATGGCGCCTGGATCTATCTGATTCTGGCCCTGATCATCTTTGGCGAGACTGGCCTGATCGTATTGCCTTTTTTGCCGGGGGATTCTTTGCTGTTCATTGCCGGGGCCTTTGGCGCAAATGGACTGCTGGACCCGGTCTTGCTGGCTGGCATCCTGATCGTGGCGGCGATTTTGGGCAATACCGTCAATTATGCCGTGGGCCGCTACATCGGCCCCAAGGTCTTTTCTCATGACTACCGCTTTCTGGACCGCAAGGCCCTGCTGAAAACCCATGTTTTTTACGAGAAGCACGGCGGCAAGACCATCGTGCTGTCTCGCTTTCTACCCTTGTTTCGTACCTTTGCGCCTTTTGTGGCAGGGGTGGCGGGCATGCGAATTGCCATGTTTCAGCTATACAACGTCATCGGGGCGGTGGCCTGGATTGCTGGCCTGGTGACGCTGGGGTATTTTTTCGGCAATGTGCCGATAGTTAAGGAACACCTGAACACCATTGTGCTGATCGGTATTGGGGCGGCGGTCATACCTGCCGTGTTGGGGGTGCTCTGGAAAATGCTGCGCCGCCACCCGGATACCGCCTGA
- the mutL gene encoding DNA mismatch repair endonuclease MutL, translated as MTRPISALPDTLISQIAAGEVIERPASVLKELLENALDAGSRAIEIRLDGGGIRRILVADDGHGIPPDQLSLALQRHATSKITTLAELESVATMGFRGEALASIASVAQLTLVSRTADTDQAWQLGPDQADPSPAAGPVGTRIDVRQLFDHIPARRKFLRSEATEYSHCLQAIERIALAHPEIALRVFHNDKPQRNWPVSDILGRIHDVLGAEFQAQSLPVTTDQGLITLEGCITRPTFARPRADRQYLYVNGRYVRDRTVSHAIRQAYADVLHGDRQPAYVLFLSLDPTGVDVNVHPAKSEVRFRDSGAIHRYVSQTLGQALAQRGGAAGEAADTPPDPSSAEPRPPINLALQPGTLPPSHRPPAYPQRVPVQQRFSLHDAQAGQDWKKLYQPLATNRDLSPVHPAGSTIGPDKAPATDELPLGLALGQLHGIYILAQNSRGLVLVDMHAAHERVVYERLKTTLDTAALPTQDLLVPVVFTATETQVTTAQEHQDTLDSLGLRIHATGPASLAVRAVPALLAQGDIEALARGVLADIERFGESARLTQQRNELLSTMACHGAIRANRRLTLDEMNALLRQMERTERADQCNHGRPTWFQWSLSDLDKLFMRGQ; from the coding sequence ATGACGCGTCCCATCTCTGCCCTGCCCGACACTCTGATCAGCCAAATCGCCGCTGGCGAGGTCATCGAGCGCCCCGCATCCGTCCTGAAGGAACTGCTGGAAAATGCCCTGGACGCAGGCAGCCGGGCGATAGAGATCCGCCTGGACGGCGGGGGCATCCGGCGCATTCTGGTGGCCGATGATGGCCACGGCATCCCACCGGATCAACTCAGCCTGGCCTTGCAGCGTCACGCCACCAGCAAGATAACGACCCTGGCTGAACTCGAATCCGTGGCCACCATGGGATTTCGCGGCGAGGCGCTGGCCTCGATCGCCTCAGTGGCGCAGTTGACCTTGGTTTCCCGCACCGCAGACACCGATCAGGCCTGGCAACTCGGCCCGGACCAGGCTGACCCCAGCCCGGCAGCGGGGCCGGTAGGCACCCGGATCGATGTCCGGCAACTGTTCGACCATATCCCCGCGCGACGTAAATTCCTGCGCTCCGAGGCCACGGAATACAGCCACTGCCTGCAGGCCATCGAGCGCATCGCACTGGCCCACCCGGAAATCGCACTGCGGGTATTCCATAACGACAAGCCGCAGCGCAACTGGCCGGTCAGCGATATTTTGGGGCGCATCCACGATGTCCTGGGGGCTGAATTCCAGGCACAAAGCCTGCCAGTCACGACCGATCAGGGCCTGATCACGCTGGAAGGCTGCATCACGCGACCGACGTTTGCCCGCCCCCGGGCAGACCGCCAATACCTGTATGTCAATGGCCGTTATGTGCGCGACCGCACGGTGTCACACGCCATCCGCCAGGCCTATGCCGACGTGCTGCACGGAGACCGCCAGCCTGCCTACGTGCTGTTTCTCAGCCTCGACCCGACCGGCGTGGACGTGAATGTGCATCCGGCCAAGAGCGAGGTTCGATTCCGCGACAGCGGGGCCATCCACCGCTACGTCAGCCAGACCTTGGGCCAGGCCCTGGCCCAGCGCGGTGGTGCGGCAGGCGAGGCGGCAGACACCCCGCCCGACCCGTCTAGCGCAGAACCCCGCCCGCCCATCAACCTGGCCCTGCAACCGGGCACGCTGCCGCCCAGCCACCGCCCCCCTGCATATCCGCAGCGGGTGCCTGTACAGCAACGGTTCTCGCTGCATGATGCCCAAGCGGGCCAAGACTGGAAAAAACTATATCAGCCACTGGCGACGAACCGGGATCTCAGCCCTGTGCATCCCGCAGGCTCGACCATCGGCCCAGACAAAGCCCCCGCCACCGACGAGTTGCCCCTGGGCCTGGCCCTGGGCCAACTGCACGGCATTTATATCCTGGCGCAAAACAGCCGTGGCCTGGTGCTGGTGGACATGCATGCCGCCCACGAACGCGTGGTCTACGAACGGCTGAAAACCACCCTGGATACGGCTGCGCTGCCCACCCAGGATTTGTTGGTACCCGTTGTCTTTACCGCGACCGAAACCCAGGTGACTACCGCCCAGGAACATCAAGACACCCTGGATAGCCTGGGCCTGCGCATCCACGCCACCGGCCCCGCATCCTTGGCTGTGCGCGCCGTCCCCGCCCTATTGGCCCAGGGTGACATCGAAGCCCTGGCCCGTGGCGTGCTGGCTGATATTGAGCGCTTTGGCGAATCAGCCCGCCTGACCCAGCAACGCAACGAACTCTTGTCCACCATGGCCTGTCACGGTGCCATTCGCGCCAATCGCCGCCTGACACTGGATGAAATGAATGCCCTGCTGCGTCAAATGGAACGCACCGAACGCGCCGACCAATGCAATCATGGCCGCCCCACCTGGTTCCAGTGGAGCCTGTCCGACCTGGATAAGCTGTTCATGCGAGGACAATAA
- the miaA gene encoding tRNA (adenosine(37)-N6)-dimethylallyltransferase MiaA, protein MTPSPSLLCLAGPTASGKSAASIALAQRWPIELIIMDSATIYRSMDIGTAKPSPQEQALVAHHLLDIRDPAQSYSAADFAHEAAALVQAIHARGNIPVLCGGTMLYYKALREGLNDLPEADPSIRQALDAEAQARGWPALHAELAQVDPVTAARLAPNDSQRLQRALEIWRSSGRPMSDWLAQPLQPVLPGWRFLTISLEPSDRAVLHARIAQRYRVMLDMGLLDEVRALHARPDLHPGLPSVRCVGYRQLWDHLDGHVPLDTAIEQAIAATRQLAKRQITWLRSLPQRHIVDCLSDQAVPEIIRHCEQTWDAAPS, encoded by the coding sequence GTGACTCCCTCCCCCTCTCTGCTCTGCCTGGCTGGCCCGACGGCCTCGGGCAAATCGGCTGCTTCCATCGCGCTGGCGCAGCGCTGGCCGATCGAGTTGATCATCATGGACTCGGCCACCATCTATCGCAGCATGGATATCGGCACGGCCAAGCCCAGCCCCCAAGAGCAAGCCCTGGTGGCACATCACCTGCTGGATATCCGTGATCCAGCGCAATCGTATTCGGCGGCGGACTTTGCCCATGAGGCCGCCGCCCTGGTGCAGGCTATCCATGCGCGCGGCAACATCCCGGTGCTGTGCGGCGGCACCATGCTGTACTACAAGGCACTGCGCGAAGGCCTGAACGATCTGCCCGAGGCCGACCCTAGTATCCGCCAGGCCCTGGATGCCGAGGCACAGGCGCGCGGCTGGCCTGCCTTGCACGCTGAACTGGCCCAGGTTGATCCGGTCACTGCCGCCCGCCTGGCCCCCAACGACAGCCAGCGCCTGCAGCGCGCCCTGGAAATCTGGCGCAGCAGCGGACGCCCCATGAGCGACTGGCTGGCCCAGCCTCTCCAGCCCGTGCTGCCCGGTTGGCGTTTTCTAACGATCAGCCTGGAACCCTCCGATCGTGCCGTGTTGCATGCGCGGATTGCCCAGCGTTACCGAGTCATGCTGGACATGGGGCTGTTGGATGAAGTGCGTGCCCTGCACGCCCGGCCAGACCTGCATCCTGGCCTGCCATCCGTGCGCTGCGTCGGGTATCGCCAACTATGGGATCACCTGGACGGGCACGTACCCCTGGACACCGCCATCGAGCAGGCCATTGCCGCCACCCGCCAATTGGCCAAGCGCCAGATCACTTGGCTGCGCAGCCTGCCCCAGCGTCATATCGTGGATTGCCTGTCGGACCAGGCAGTGCCGGAAATAATCCGGCACTGCGAGCAGACATGGGATGCCGCACCATCATGA
- the purM gene encoding phosphoribosylformylglycinamidine cyclo-ligase has translation MTHGTSPSLTYRDAGVDIDAGDALVDRIKPLAARTMRPGVMAGIGGFGALFQVPPHLREPVLVSGTDGVGTKLRLAFEWQRHDTVGIDLVAMSVNDILVQGAEPLYFLDYFACGKLSVDTAAQVVGGIAHGCELAGCALIGGETAEMPGMYPDGEYDLAGFAVGAVEKSDLINGSDIQVGDTLLGLASSGAHSNGYSLVRKILQHANAHPDQDMGGRPLGDVVMQPTRIYVKSVLAALAAHRRTIKGLAHITGGGLLENIPRILRAGLCAHVHRDAWQWPTLFQWLQAQGGVSDHEMARVFNCGIGMVLVVDSAQVAAITATLQSHGETVYTLGQVEAQQPDGPQTIVN, from the coding sequence ATGACACACGGCACCTCCCCCTCCTTGACCTACCGCGATGCGGGTGTTGATATCGATGCAGGCGACGCCCTGGTCGACCGCATCAAGCCATTGGCGGCTCGTACGATGCGTCCTGGCGTCATGGCCGGCATCGGCGGCTTTGGGGCCTTGTTCCAGGTACCCCCGCATCTGCGCGAACCCGTGCTGGTGTCCGGCACCGATGGCGTAGGCACTAAGTTGCGCCTGGCCTTTGAATGGCAGCGCCACGATACTGTCGGTATTGATCTGGTCGCCATGAGCGTCAACGACATTCTGGTCCAGGGGGCAGAGCCCCTTTATTTTCTGGATTATTTTGCCTGCGGCAAGCTTTCTGTGGATACGGCCGCCCAGGTGGTAGGCGGGATTGCCCACGGCTGCGAACTGGCCGGCTGCGCCCTGATTGGCGGTGAGACCGCCGAGATGCCGGGCATGTACCCGGATGGTGAATACGATCTGGCCGGCTTTGCCGTGGGTGCCGTCGAGAAATCCGATCTGATTAACGGATCCGATATCCAGGTGGGCGATACGCTGCTTGGCTTGGCCTCCAGCGGCGCACATTCCAATGGTTATTCGCTGGTGCGTAAAATCCTGCAGCATGCCAATGCCCACCCCGATCAGGATATGGGTGGGCGCCCCTTGGGTGATGTGGTCATGCAGCCCACCCGGATTTATGTGAAATCCGTGCTGGCTGCTTTGGCTGCCCATCGCCGGACGATTAAGGGTCTGGCGCATATTACCGGTGGGGGCTTGCTGGAAAACATCCCCCGCATTTTGCGCGCTGGTCTGTGCGCCCACGTGCATCGCGACGCCTGGCAGTGGCCCACTCTGTTTCAGTGGTTACAGGCCCAGGGCGGGGTGTCCGACCACGAAATGGCCCGTGTATTCAACTGCGGCATCGGCATGGTACTGGTGGTGGACAGCGCCCAGGTAGCCGCCATTACCGCTACGCTGCAGTCCCACGGCGAAACGGTCTATACCCTGGGCCAGGTGGAAGCCCAACAACCCGATGGCCCCCAGACCATCGTGAATTGA